From Haloarcula hispanica ATCC 33960, the proteins below share one genomic window:
- a CDS encoding amidohydrolase family protein, producing MILQGTILTGRSFEAIEGRVVVENGQIAAVEETAVDSDDIVVPAFVNAHTHIGDSIAKEAGEGLSLEELVAPPDGLKHRLLRDASRDELVAAMARTLSFMEQSGTGAFIEFREGGVEGVRAIQDALAGSDLDSVILGRETTDAMELADGFGASGANDSEFGAERRATRQAGKLFGIHAGEVDSSDINPALDLDPDFLVHMVHAESLHLERVADSEIPVVVCPRSNIVTDVGRPPVEELADRTTVALGTDNVMLNSPSMFREMEFTAKLYDISAREVLRMATVNGAEIAGLGGGLVKPGQPARLLVLDGDSDNLSGARNPVRAVVRRAETADVRRVVHPGTE from the coding sequence ATGATTCTCCAGGGGACGATTCTGACGGGCCGGTCGTTCGAGGCCATCGAGGGCCGCGTCGTCGTCGAGAACGGACAGATAGCGGCCGTCGAGGAGACCGCGGTCGACAGCGACGACATCGTGGTCCCGGCGTTCGTCAACGCCCACACCCACATCGGCGATTCAATCGCCAAGGAGGCCGGAGAGGGGCTCTCGCTGGAAGAACTGGTCGCGCCGCCGGACGGCCTGAAACACCGATTACTCCGCGATGCGAGCCGGGACGAACTGGTGGCCGCGATGGCGCGGACGCTGTCGTTCATGGAGCAGTCCGGGACTGGCGCGTTCATCGAGTTCCGGGAGGGCGGCGTTGAGGGCGTCCGCGCGATACAGGACGCGCTGGCGGGTTCAGACCTCGACAGCGTCATTCTCGGACGCGAGACGACCGATGCAATGGAATTGGCCGACGGCTTTGGCGCGAGCGGGGCCAACGACAGCGAGTTCGGGGCGGAACGGCGCGCGACACGACAGGCCGGGAAGCTGTTCGGCATCCACGCGGGCGAGGTCGACAGCTCCGACATCAACCCCGCGCTCGACCTTGACCCCGACTTCCTCGTCCACATGGTTCACGCCGAGTCGCTGCATCTCGAACGGGTCGCCGACAGCGAAATCCCCGTCGTCGTCTGTCCCCGGTCGAACATCGTCACCGACGTGGGCCGTCCGCCGGTCGAGGAACTGGCCGACCGGACGACAGTCGCGCTCGGGACGGACAACGTCATGCTCAACAGCCCGTCGATGTTCCGCGAGATGGAGTTTACCGCGAAGCTGTACGACATTTCCGCCCGTGAGGTACTGCGGATGGCCACAGTCAACGGGGCTGAAATCGCTGGGCTTGGCGGCGGTCTGGTCAAGCCCGGGCAGCCGGCACGCCTGCTCGTTCTCGACGGGGATTCGGACAACCTCTCCGGGGCGCGAAACCCGGTTCGGGCTGTCGTTCGCCGGGCGGAGACGGCCGACGTTCGGCGGGTCGTCCACCCCG